In a genomic window of Halobiforma lacisalsi AJ5:
- a CDS encoding heavy metal translocating P-type ATPase, with the protein MTESSSTSTPSGSAPDSSATRRLELRVPEMDCPSCAGKVTNSVETLQGIDGIDPRVTSGQLIVDYDPTVTEPEEIRERVRAAGYTIEDEDAELALSVPEMDCPSCAGKVENALEDVDGVDRIETRPASGRVTVTVDEGTGPDEIVEAVEGAGYDATPLSDGTDPLSEERAVWRSRRAVGTGIAAVLVAAGMALEFVLPGLDPAVGTVAGRTYELSHLLFILAAAVGGAPILRNGYYSARNRSLDIDFLMSVGIVASVAAHHPFEGAMLAVLFSIAELLEQFSMDRARDSLRELMDLSPDVATVKTGDGEETIPADDLAVGDVVVVRPGEKIPADGVVREGESAVDQSPITGESVPEDKSTGDEVYAGTIAESGYLEVEVERAAADSTLSRIVRMVEDAEREKTEREQFVDRFASVYTPIVVVLALAVAALPPLLVGASWNTWFLRGLTLLVIACPCAFVISTPVSVVSGVTSAARNGVLIKGGRHLEAVDESDVLAVDKTGTLTEGDLSVTDVIPLEGADEADVLRRASAAERRSEHPIAQSIVGYAEERGIDPDDPDVAEFEALTGKGVRAEIDGETLYVGKPDLFEGLADLEHVHATTDGGVDLASEGYDSDSQCDRPGCLDVLTDLVPELESEGKTVVIVGTEDGPVGVIAVADRVRPEAEWAVSRLQEQGVRVVMLTGDNEGTARAIAEQVGIDEYHAELLPDEKLEWIDRLEGESEGTDANGSADGGGVAMVGDGINDAPALATASVGIAMGAAGTDTALETADVALMSDDLTRLPYLYELSGKANGVIRQNIWASLAVKAVLAAGAPFGIVTVIHAVVIGDMGMSLGVTSNAMRLAGVEPETPTGLEDGDDAR; encoded by the coding sequence ATGACCGAGTCGTCTTCCACCTCGACCCCATCCGGTTCCGCGCCCGACTCGAGCGCGACGCGTCGCCTCGAGTTGCGCGTTCCGGAGATGGACTGCCCGTCCTGTGCGGGCAAAGTGACGAACAGCGTCGAGACTCTCCAGGGGATCGACGGGATCGATCCGCGGGTGACCAGCGGCCAGCTAATCGTCGACTACGATCCGACCGTCACCGAGCCCGAGGAAATCCGCGAACGCGTCCGGGCCGCCGGCTACACGATCGAGGACGAGGACGCCGAACTCGCCCTGTCGGTCCCCGAGATGGACTGTCCCTCCTGTGCGGGGAAGGTCGAGAACGCGCTCGAGGACGTCGACGGCGTCGACCGGATCGAGACGCGACCGGCCTCGGGGCGCGTAACCGTGACTGTCGACGAGGGGACCGGGCCGGACGAGATCGTCGAGGCCGTCGAAGGCGCGGGATACGACGCGACCCCGCTGTCGGACGGCACGGATCCGCTCTCGGAGGAACGCGCCGTCTGGCGGAGCCGACGCGCCGTCGGCACCGGGATCGCGGCCGTCCTCGTCGCCGCGGGAATGGCCCTCGAGTTCGTCCTCCCCGGACTCGACCCCGCAGTGGGTACGGTGGCCGGCCGGACGTACGAACTCTCGCACCTGCTTTTCATCCTCGCGGCGGCGGTCGGCGGCGCGCCGATTCTGCGCAACGGCTACTACTCGGCGCGCAACCGGAGCCTCGACATCGACTTCCTGATGAGCGTCGGCATCGTCGCCTCGGTCGCGGCCCACCACCCCTTCGAGGGGGCGATGCTGGCCGTGCTGTTCTCGATCGCCGAGTTGCTCGAGCAGTTCTCGATGGATCGGGCCCGGGACTCGCTGCGGGAACTGATGGACCTCTCGCCCGACGTCGCGACCGTCAAGACCGGGGACGGCGAGGAGACGATCCCGGCGGACGACCTCGCGGTCGGCGACGTGGTCGTCGTTCGCCCCGGCGAGAAGATCCCCGCGGACGGCGTCGTCCGCGAGGGGGAAAGCGCGGTCGACCAGTCGCCGATCACCGGCGAGAGCGTCCCCGAGGACAAGTCCACGGGCGACGAGGTCTACGCCGGGACGATCGCCGAGTCGGGCTACCTCGAGGTCGAGGTCGAACGCGCCGCCGCCGACTCGACGCTTTCGCGGATCGTCCGGATGGTCGAGGACGCCGAGCGCGAGAAGACCGAGCGCGAGCAGTTCGTCGACCGGTTCGCGAGCGTCTACACGCCGATCGTCGTGGTTCTCGCGCTCGCAGTGGCAGCGCTCCCGCCGCTGCTGGTCGGGGCGTCCTGGAACACCTGGTTCCTCCGCGGACTGACGCTGCTCGTCATCGCCTGTCCGTGCGCGTTCGTCATCTCGACGCCGGTCAGCGTCGTCTCGGGTGTCACGAGTGCCGCCCGTAACGGCGTCCTCATCAAAGGCGGCCGTCATCTCGAGGCCGTCGACGAGAGCGACGTTCTCGCGGTGGACAAGACGGGAACGCTGACAGAGGGCGACCTCTCAGTGACCGACGTGATCCCGCTCGAGGGGGCCGACGAGGCGGACGTCCTCCGCCGGGCGAGCGCCGCCGAACGCCGCAGCGAACACCCCATCGCCCAGTCGATCGTCGGCTACGCCGAGGAGCGGGGGATCGATCCCGACGACCCCGACGTCGCCGAGTTCGAGGCCCTGACCGGCAAGGGCGTGCGGGCCGAGATCGACGGCGAAACGCTCTACGTCGGCAAGCCGGACCTGTTCGAGGGGCTCGCCGACCTCGAGCACGTCCACGCGACGACCGACGGCGGTGTCGACCTCGCGTCGGAGGGGTACGACAGCGACTCGCAGTGCGACCGACCGGGCTGTCTCGACGTGCTCACCGACCTCGTCCCCGAACTCGAGTCCGAGGGGAAGACCGTCGTGATCGTCGGCACCGAGGACGGGCCCGTCGGCGTGATCGCGGTCGCGGACCGGGTCCGTCCGGAAGCCGAGTGGGCGGTCTCGCGGCTGCAAGAGCAGGGGGTCCGCGTCGTGATGCTCACCGGTGACAACGAGGGGACGGCCCGTGCGATCGCCGAACAGGTGGGGATCGACGAGTACCACGCGGAACTGCTGCCCGACGAGAAACTCGAGTGGATCGACCGGCTGGAAGGCGAGAGCGAGGGCACGGATGCAAACGGGAGTGCGGACGGAGGAGGCGTCGCCATGGTCGGCGACGGCATCAACGACGCGCCCGCGCTGGCGACCGCCTCCGTCGGCATCGCGATGGGTGCCGCGGGAACCGACACCGCGCTCGAGACGGCCGACGTCGCGCTGATGAGCGACGACCTCACCCGCCTGCCGTACCTCTACGAACTCTCCGGGAAGGCAAACGGCGTCATC
- a CDS encoding helix-turn-helix domain-containing protein, with product MREFVFALEYESGTNPVADVLADHPETSIRSLSCHASADSLWRVDHAEGTAEGLEALERAYGNDDYFADCLVNDGCGTSCDVQELDRSSDELVVYTYWERTDVCTSVPHVALEHLGDGLLFETYREGRRYRWRIVLDDTAPVHEFFDALGDEVGGCTGIEMLRLTELDPERTPLDPDADRSLPNEQREALRAAVEHGYYETPRRIDLSDLADRLGIPRSTLSYRLRRAEAELATAFAAADAETDDVLEEITTRL from the coding sequence ATGAGAGAGTTCGTCTTCGCCCTCGAGTACGAATCGGGCACGAACCCGGTCGCCGACGTGCTCGCGGACCATCCCGAGACGTCGATCCGATCGCTCTCGTGTCACGCCAGCGCCGACAGCCTCTGGCGCGTCGACCACGCCGAGGGGACGGCGGAAGGGCTCGAGGCCCTCGAGCGCGCGTACGGGAACGACGACTACTTCGCCGACTGTCTGGTCAACGACGGCTGCGGAACTAGCTGCGACGTGCAGGAGCTGGACCGCTCGAGCGACGAACTCGTCGTCTACACCTACTGGGAGCGGACCGACGTCTGTACGTCGGTGCCCCACGTCGCCCTCGAGCACCTGGGCGATGGGCTGTTGTTCGAGACCTACCGCGAGGGCCGACGGTATCGCTGGCGGATCGTCCTCGACGACACCGCGCCGGTCCACGAGTTCTTCGACGCGCTGGGCGACGAGGTCGGCGGCTGTACCGGGATCGAGATGCTACGACTGACCGAACTCGATCCCGAGCGGACCCCGCTCGATCCCGACGCGGACCGATCGCTCCCCAACGAACAGCGCGAGGCGCTGCGTGCTGCCGTCGAACACGGCTACTACGAGACGCCACGCCGGATCGACCTCTCGGACCTCGCCGATCGGCTCGGGATTCCGCGATCGACGCTGTCCTACCGGCTTCGCCGGGCGGAAGCCGAACTCGCGACGGCGTTCGCCGCGGCCGACGCCGAGACCGACGACGTGCTCGAAGAAATCACGACTCGACTGTAG